DNA sequence from the Oceanococcus sp. HetDA_MAG_MS8 genome:
GCGCGGCACTTGTGATGCCGACTAAATTACCGGGGGAGTCCATTTCATCACTGCAGCTGACATTTGACCCGCCACCTACTTTTGCTGCCGCAAAAGCAGGCGTCGCCTCAAACGCAGCTGAGCTCAGGCGTTAGCCGTCACTTGATAGATCGTGGGTAATCGAAAGGCCATTCCGAAGAAGCTGCGCTTTGAGGTGTTCAAGCGTGACTCCTTCACGTGCCAATACTGTGGTCGAAAAGCGCCCGACGTCTTGCTGCACATTGACCACATCGAGCCAGTATCGAAAGGTGGAACGGATGACCTGCTAAATCTCATCACGTCCTGCGTTGACTGCAACCTTGGAAAGTCCGACAGAAAGCTTGCGGATTCCGCTGTACTAGACAAGCAGCGGGAGCAATTGGAAGCGTTGCAGGAGCGAAAGGAACAGATCGAAATGATGTTCCAGTGGCAGAAGGCGCTGCTCAATCTAGACGACAGCGTTACAACGCAGCTGAGTGAATATTGGTCCGAGCTGGTTCCTGGCTTTAGCTTGAATGAAAGCGGAATCAAGGGCCTCAACTCCCTGAAAAGGCGATTTGAGGTTGGGGAGATCATGGCTGCAATGAAGGTGGCTACAGAACAATATCTAGAGTATGAGGATGAGGCCCCAACCCAAGATTCAGTTGAGCTTGCTTGGAAGCGCGTTGGTGGAATATGCGCGACCAAACGACAGGAGAAGAACAACCCAGCAATGTCCCGCGTCTACTA
Encoded proteins:
- a CDS encoding HNH endonuclease, coding for MGNRKAIPKKLRFEVFKRDSFTCQYCGRKAPDVLLHIDHIEPVSKGGTDDLLNLITSCVDCNLGKSDRKLADSAVLDKQREQLEALQERKEQIEMMFQWQKALLNLDDSVTTQLSEYWSELVPGFSLNESGIKGLNSLKRRFEVGEIMAAMKVATEQYLEYEDEAPTQDSVELAWKRVGGICATKRQEKNNPAMSRVYYIRGILRNRLSYCNEGMALQLLRQAVEAGASIDSLETHAKEVRNWTQWRSAIEDFLEQEELGTDEYGEGDG